AGCCCACGAAAGGCTCAGTGAAGGAGGACTGACAGTTGATGACCAAAGGTGAGACATTGAGAGAAGAGGCCCTGGAAGTGGGAGTGTGCCACAGGCATGGAGGCCACTGAAGGCCACCGGAGCCCCCTGGAGCTTTACTTCCTTCAGGTGCCATTCTGGGCCTCTGAAGGGAAACCTCCCACCCAAGCTGGGGATACTAGTTTGAGTAGGAAAAGCCGCGTGTCCTCGATGCTCTCCTTCTCCATTGCCAGCTCTCGTGGCCCTGCGGGAGGTGTCCCAGGGAGGACACCTGCCCTGCGGGAGGTCCCTTTGGAGGAGTGACCTAGGTTCAGCAGGGCCAGTCTCATTCTGCAGCCACTTCTCAAGAGGTTGACAAAGGTGGTTCTTGTTGAAGGCCATTGGCTCAGTCTCCATCTCACCGACGTCAAAGGAGACAAAGTGAGGGTCCCCGTCACGCCTGTCAAGGAGGACGTCACCCCATGTGCCAGCTGTGGGCCCTAAAAATGGGAAATTTCAGTACCTCTGCCACTGTCGCAGGGTGAAGGTGAGCTGCCCTCCCGTCCCCAGCTTCCCTGTCCAGTCATTGCCGAAGACCTGGGTTTGGAGAAGACAGCTGAGTGGCCCTGGTTTAATAAGGTCTTAGAGATGAGACTGAGGCCACCTCTGACTGCATTGCTGCACAGCCTGCCCTCAGCCGCTGTCACAGTGCCCATCCCGCTCACTAGAACATTACCAGTCACGGACTTGGCTGACCTGCCTGCCAAGCCCCATCCGTCTGCTCCCATACCTAAGAttgcttgtgaaatgagatgCACAATTCCTAATTCTCCCTTTGCTGTTCATGcaggttctctttctcccttcaggGTCAAGCTCATCTTTGGGGCCCTACTTAGCAATGAGAACGGAGGCCTTGCGTTCCTGTCCGTCAGTGGTAGCCGTGGCATCTCCTGTTTGGATCTCCCCACGCTCCTAGCACCTCAGTCCTTTCTTCAGCCTGCGTCCTGGAGATTGGAATCACCTATGCCTATGTGTGTGGATTATCTGCCCTTTTTCATGCGGACGTCTCCGCCAGTCACCCCCACCTCAGTCTTCACCGGCCAGTCTATCGCTGCTTCTGCAGCAAGCATATCTGCAGAgtcagcctcccagcctcctttgGAATTTGGTGTCACTGACACGGACACCACTTCCATTTTTCAGAATTTCCTCTTGACGTCTCCCCCTGGGCTCCAGGGAGAACTTTTATTTTCCATGGCACTTTCTGGTTCTGAGAACATGTACTTCATGCGCAGCGTGGCCTCAGGCTCGGTTCTGCCAGCTTGTCCACACAGTCAGCAGCCCAAACGTGACTTTCAAACTCCCTGACTCTGGAGCCACCCCCTCAGCCCCTATTGGGGTTCTGTG
This window of the Prionailurus viverrinus isolate Anna chromosome D2, UM_Priviv_1.0, whole genome shotgun sequence genome carries:
- the LOC125147997 gene encoding uncharacterized protein LOC125147997 isoform X1, with the translated sequence MRLRPPLTALLHSLPSAAVTVPIPLTRTLPVTDLADLPAKPHPSAPIPKIACEMRCTIPNSPFAVHAGSLSPFRVKLIFGALLSNENGGLAFLSVSGSRGISCLDLPTLLAPQSFLQPASWRLESPMPMCVDYLPFFMRTSPPVTPTSVFTGQSIAASAASISAESASQPPLEFGVTDTDTTSIFQNFLLTSPPGLQGELLFSMALSGSENMYFMRSVASGSVLPACPHSQQPKRDFQTP
- the LOC125147997 gene encoding uncharacterized protein LOC125147997 isoform X2, translating into MTKGSLSPFRVKLIFGALLSNENGGLAFLSVSGSRGISCLDLPTLLAPQSFLQPASWRLESPMPMCVDYLPFFMRTSPPVTPTSVFTGQSIAASAASISAESASQPPLEFGVTDTDTTSIFQNFLLTSPPGLQGELLFSMALSGSENMYFMRSVASGSVLPACPHSQQPKRDFQTP